In one Sulfitobacter sp. LCG007 genomic region, the following are encoded:
- a CDS encoding 5-aminolevulinate synthase: MTLAAGGYAMATVGMKMASNAPSLFALACIAAGLLGAAFSEIVLFRHSDLAVIYIGVIGAESLLVLAYAAFLGGALNLPQIFGAIFVIAGFSLVVLGE, translated from the coding sequence ATGACACTTGCCGCCGGCGGTTATGCGATGGCGACAGTGGGAATGAAGATGGCCAGCAACGCCCCTTCCCTTTTCGCCCTCGCCTGCATCGCGGCCGGCCTTCTCGGCGCCGCATTTTCCGAGATCGTGCTCTTCCGGCATTCGGACCTCGCCGTGATCTACATCGGCGTGATCGGCGCCGAAAGCCTTCTGGTACTGGCCTACGCCGCGTTTCTGGGCGGTGCTCTCAACCTGCCGCAGATCTTCGGGGCAATCTTTGTGATCGCGGGTTTTTCGCTCGTCGTTCTGGGGGAATAG